Proteins encoded by one window of Haematobia irritans isolate KBUSLIRL chromosome 2, ASM5000362v1, whole genome shotgun sequence:
- the LOC142226542 gene encoding uncharacterized protein LOC142226542: MADLDGIIQMQRDSLELLRKYEQRFDSKPNSQKTSGFLSSLGQRIDDVFNVFESQHLEILQRVHDEALNASDVPYLADDLYFDFSDLYFTFRGKIIDSLPQQSASHSPFASTFAVPNNRSDTTIGVDARLPKISLPSFSGEYMEWISFRDIYSSLVHNNESLTKIQKFYYLRGTLSGEAASLIRSISATEANYDSAWKILESRYHNKRIIVSNLVGRLYGLDKSDGGFQSIKRLLDSARECLSSLDNLGVDTGSWDPLLIHLLSQKLDLPTRKDWEQSLRSSTEIPSRREMFDFLERTFRTLESLNNDFHTSGNNSKIKKTSCHSGKLLKAKVNSCAHCGKPHLISKCFKFLALPLAMRYEFISQRKLCRNCLSTGHSHDNCPSPFRCISCKELHHSILHSDGVENLNQALTQSPSSSNDNSIVPNPVTSHTTSAFRAVLLYTIRLVVNANSGRFQLRALLDPGSQGSLISESAVQLIGLRKVRSHHRVIGIGEGNSTLSKFFVNVELFSRTNKPVMNCRALVLSNLSSYTPDPSSRHITMPNIEMDSLADPLFYNSDRIDMILGSDVISRIQIPTESFVHGNLFFQNTHFGWVFTGSDESVSINGIHIHNLGLETILRSFWEQEEVTMNRHLTEEETSCDAYFRATTKRSSSGRYMVYLPFKSLCHGNIFPVVDNNHFNALKRFRQLEISFSKRPQYSVGYKEFMKEYELLGHMSKVGVYPKDIRHNSYFLPHHGVFKEDSTTTKLRVVFDGSSHHNNKESLNDLLSPGPALQNDLPTVLTHWRGHKIAFCADIEKMFRQIDVYPEHRRFQQILWRYDPLDDISIYELNTVTYGTTSAPYLAIRVLKKLAEDFESEFPEASRILVEDSYVDDILSGADSFENATRLQRDLCSLLRNGGCNLRKWITNSKDLLETIPVEHRDPSLTLDFDQSHIVKTLGIQWNTCDDCFFFKSQLTEPVLATKRSILSEAARLYDPLGWLTPTTVIAKSIFKSLWEHGIDWDSEIPDIIQSQWCSYRESLPKLANLKIPRWIGLCPGTKIEFHCFCDASSIAYAAVVYARVVAADGTHVNIIQAKSKISPIKTITIPRLELCAASLLVKLTRKVMGSFRSTDVSSIYYWSDSSTVLSWLRKSPSNWNVFVANRVADIQRFTNPLDWRYVPSTLNPADIASRGILPGDLVENKTWWNGPQFLYDPPAFWPENLSNLYTSDEERKKKIVAHTSETSTYPELLLKFSSLPKLLRVTSLCLRFAHNCIYKEKRKYGILTFSETWNSLLVLVKLSQKTDFPSEIKLLSSKRQIGHGPILKLMPFLDNEGILRVGGRLQNSNFSFDRKHPILLSKSNPLSTLIISDAHERTLHGGLSLTMSYVSRKFWIISGNQLCKTIIHKCIVCFRHSAKSAQQIMGNLPSVRLKPVRPFKHSGVDYAGPITIKASSVRSSATSKGYICLFVCMVTKAIHLEAVSDLTTNAFLAAFRRFISRRGACTDLYSDCGTNFIGASKELKVIYNKNEKAMPKDLLQALSQNETNWHFNPPASPNFGGLWEAGVKSAKFHLKRIMGDRVLNFEELTTLLCQIESCLNSRPLAPLSADPSDFDFLTPAHFLIGEPTNCIQEPSLLDTNINHLSRWKCVEKLKQHFWKRWHGEYLNRLQARPKWLKPRAEAKVGDLVLVSDEKSGPGQWNVGRIQEIFPGQDGHTRKFHTTGQH, from the exons ATGGcggatttagatggaataatACAAATGCAAAGAGATTCATTAGAATTGCTGAGGAAATATGAGCAGAGGTTTGATTCTAAACCAAATTCTCAAAAAACTTCGGGTTTTTTGTCCTCATTGGGACAACGAATTGATGATGTTTTCAACGTTTTTGAGAGCCAACATCTGGAGATTTTACAAAGGGTCCACGATGAAGCCTTGAATGCCTCTGATGTTCCCTATTTAGCGGACGATCTATATTTTGATTTCTCCGATTTGTACTTTACATTTAGGGGTAAAATTATTGATTCTTTGCCTCAGCAATCGGCATCTCATTCTCCATTTGCTAGCACATTCGCAGTTCCAAATAATCGTTCTGATACGACTATAGGGGTTGACGCAAGGCTTCCTAAAATTTCATTGCCATCATTTTCAGGTGAGTATATGGAATGGATTTCTTTCCGTGACATATATTCATCCCTTGTTCACAATAACGAGTCACTTACTAAAATACAGAAATTTTACTATTTGAGGGGTACTCTTAGTGGTGAGGCCGCGAGTTTAATTAGGAGTATTTCTGCTACTGAAGCTAACTATGATTCCGCGTGGAAAATTCTGGAATCAAGGTACCACAACAAAAGAATAATAGTTAGCAATTTAGTTGGCAGACTTTATGGTTTAGATAAGTCTGATGGTGGATTTCAGTCCATCAAAAGGCTTCTTGATTCTGCCAGAGAATGTTTGTCTTCTCTAGATAATTTGGGAGTAGACACCGGAAGCTGGGATCCGTTATTGATTCATTTGCTATCCCAAAAACTTGATCTTCCAACCAGGAAAGATTGGGAGCAATCGTTAAGGTCTTCCACTGAAATTCCATCTCGCAGGGAGATGTTTGATTTCCTTGAGCGGACATTCAGAACCCTTGAATCTTTAAATAACGATTTTCACACTTCGGGGAATAATTCTAAGATAAAAAAGACTTCCTGCCATTCGGGCAAATTATTGAAGGCAAAGGTGAATTCGTGCGCACATTGTGGTAAACCCCATTTGATATCGAAATGTTTTAAGTTTTTGGCATTACCTTTAGCTATGAGATATGAATTTATATCACAGAGGAAACTTTGCCGTAATTGTCTTAGTACGGGACATAGTCATGATAACTGCCCCTCGCCTTTCCGTTGCATTTCATGCAAAGAATTGCATCACTCTATATTGCATTCGGATGGAGTGGAGAACTTGAATCAAGCTTTGACACAGTCTCCATCTTCATCGAATGATAATAGCATTGTTCCGAATCCGGTCACATCTCATACGACCAGCGCTTTTCGAGCAGTTTTGCTATATACGATACGTCTTGTTGTCAATGCTAACAGTGGTCGCTTTCAATTGAGAGCACTCTTGGACCCTGGTTCACAGGGCAGCCTTATATCTGAATCTGCGGTACAGTTAATAGGACTTAGAAAGGTTAGATCTCATCATCGAGTAATTGGCATTGGAGAAGGTAATTCGACTTTGTCCAAGTTTTTTGTGAACGTCGAATTGTTTTCCCGTACGAACAAGCCAGTCATGAATTGTAGGGCTTTAGTTTTGTCTAATCTCTCATCATACACCCCAGATCCATCGTCAAGACACATAACGATGCCCAATATCGAAATGGACAGTCTTGCCGATCCTCTTTTTTATAATTCCGATAGAATTGACATGATTTTAGGTTCTGATGTTATTTCCAGGATTCAGATACCCACTGAATCATTTGTccatggaaatttatttttccaaaatacgcATTTTGGATGGGTTTTTACGGGTTCTGACGAATCTGTGTCAATTAATGGTATTCATATACACAATTTGGGTCTTGAGACTATACTCCGATCCTTTTGGGAGCAGGAGGAGGTAACCATGAATCGGCATTTAACGGAAGAAGAGACTTCTTGCGATGCATACTTTCGAGCCACTACAAAACGAAGTTCGTCCGGTCGATACATGGTTTATTTACCATTTAAATCATTATGTCATGGCAATATATTTCCTGTTGTTGATAACAATCATTTCAATGCGCTGAAGCGTTTTAGGCAgttggaaatttctttttcgAAGCGTCCTCAGTATAGTGTAGGTTATAAGGAGTTTATGAAGGAATATGAGTTATTGGGACATATGTCCAAAGTGGGAGTTTACCCCAAAGATATTCGTCATAACTCCTATTTTTTACCCCATCATGGTGTGTTCAAAGAGGATAGCACTACCACAAAATTGCGAGTAGTTTTTGATGGCAGCAGTCATCATAACAATAAGGAATCTCTCAATGATTTGTTATCTCCAGGTCCTGCTCTACAAAATGACCTCCCCACAGTTTTGACGCATTGGAGAGGGCATAAGATAGCATTCTGTGCGGATATCGAGAAAATGTTCCGGCAGATAGATGTCTATCCGGAACATCGCAGATTCCAACAGATACTTTGGCGTTATGACCCTCTCGATGATATTAGTATTTACGAACTCAACACGGTTACATATGGAACCACTTCAGctccatatttggccataagggTGTTGAAAAAACTGGCGGAGGATTTTGAATCTGAATTTCCTGAGGCATCTCGAATATTGGTAGAAGATTCATATGTCGATGACATTTTGTCTGGTGCTGATTCATTTGAAAATGCCACCAGATTGCAAAGGGATTTGTGCTCCCTATTGAGAAATGGGGGATGCAATCTGAGAAAATGGATTACAAATTCAAAGGATCTTTTGGAGACTATTCCTGTGGAGCACAGGGATCCGTCTCTAACATTGGATTTTGATCAAAGTCATATTGTCAAGACCCTTGGTATTCAGTGGAATACGTGCGACGactgttttttctttaaatccCAATTGACTGAGCCTGTGCTAGCCACGAAACGATCGATTCTTTCGGAGGCTGCACGACTTTATGACCCACTTGGTTGGCTAACCCCGACAACTGTTATCGCTAAGTCCATTTTTAAGAGCTTATGGGAGCATGGGATCGACTGGGATTCTGAAATCCCAGATATAATCCAGTCCCAGTGGTGTTCATATAGAGAATCGCTACCAAAACTTGCCAATCTAAAAATTCCTAGATGGATTGGGCTGTGTCCTGGAACGAAAATTGAATTTCATTGCTTTTGTGACGCCTCGTCTATTGCATATGCAGCTGTTGTATATGCTAGAGTGGTGGCAGCGGATGGCACTCACGTCAATATTATTCAGGCTAAGTCGAAAATTTCACCAATAAAGACCATTACAATTCCTCGTTTGGAATTGTGTGCGGCCTCATTATTGGTTAAACTGACACGAAAAGTTATGGGCTCTTTCAGGAGCACAGATGTTTCCAGTATTTATTATTGGAGTGACAGTTCGACTGTTCTTAGTTGGCTAAGGAAATCTCCATCGAACTGGAACGTTTTTGTGGCTAATAGAGTCGCTGATATTCAACGGTTTACAAATCCACTTGATTGGAGATATGTACCATCCACATTAAATCCAGCAGATATAGCCTCTCGTGGGATTTTACCAGGGGACTTAGTTGAAAACAAGACGTGGTGGAATGGTCCACAATTTCTTTATGATCCACCTGCTTTCTGGCCTGAAAATCTTTCCAATTTATACACTTCCGatgaagaaagaaagaaaaaaattgtcgctcACACATCGGAGACATCAACGTACCCGGAGctccttttgaaattttctagtcTCCCGAAGTTACTTCGGGTGACTTCATTATGTCTACGTTTTGCACATAATTGCATATACAAGGAGAAGAGAAAATATGGTATTCTAACATTTTCTGAAACTTGGAACTCATTGCTTGTTTTAGTGAAGCTTTCTCAAAAGACTGATTTCCCTTCTGAAATCAAACTTTTATCTTCAAAGCGACAAATTGGCCATGGCCCAATTCTGAAACTTATGCCATTTCTTGATAATGAAGGTATTTTGAGAGTTGGAGGACGACTCCAAAACTCCAACTTTTCATTTGATAGGAAACATCCCATTTTATTATCGAAATCGAATCCACTATCCACATTAATTATTTCGGACGCTCATGAGCGAACACTTCATGGTGGCTTATCCTTAACTATGTCTTAtgtgtctagaaaattttggattatATCTGGGAATCAACTTTGTAAAACAATCATTCACAAATGTATTGTTTGTTTTAGACACTCAGCAAAGTCGGCGCAACAAATAATGGGCAATTTGCCAAGTGTACGATTGAAACCAGTTCGTCCATTTAAGCACAGCGGTGTTGATTATGCTGGCCCTATAACGATAAAAGCTTCGTCGGTAAGATCTTCCGCCACTTCGAAAggttatatttgtttatttgtgtGTATGGTCACAAAAGCCATACATTTGGAAGCAGTGTCAGACCTTACCACGAATGCCTTTCTAGCGGCTTTTAGGCGTTTCATTTCACGTAGAGGCGCTTGTACTGACCTATATTCTGATTGTGGCACAAATTTCATAGGTGCCTCAAAAGAACTTAAGGTAATTTATAATAAGAATGAAAAAGCTATGCCAAAGGATTTGTTGCAAGCCCTTAGCCAAAACGAGACGAACTGGCATTTCAATCCTCCAGCATCACCAAACTTTGGCGGCCTCTGGGAAGCAGGCGTAAAATCTGccaaatttcacttaaaacgtATCATGGGTGATAGAGTTTTGAATTTTGAAGAGTTAACGACTTTGCTTTGTCAGATTGAAAGTTGTCTTAACTCTCGGCCACTGGCACCTCTATCAGCTGATCCATCTGATTTTGATTTCCTTACTCCAGCTCATTTTTTAATCGGAGAACCGACCAACTGTATACAAGAACCATCTTTGTTGGACACCAATATCAATCATCTTTCTAGATGGAAATGCgtggaaaaactcaaacaacatttttggaagaggTGGCACGGTGAGTACCTAAATCGACTTCAAGCTCGACCCAAATGGTTAAAACCCAGAGCGGAAGCCAAAGTTGGTGATCTGGTTCTCGTATCCGACGAAAAAAGTGGTCCTGGGCAATGGAATGTTGGCCGTATTCAAGAGATTTTTCCTGGTCAAGACGGACATACAAGG AAATTTCACACAACTGGTCAACATTAG